A window from Cryobacterium sp. SO1 encodes these proteins:
- a CDS encoding 1,4-beta-xylanase, which produces MTWGWTGVRGTWATPAATESMRLMAGLGVNWTALAYAALQATAQSEEIPFGDAPTVTDDEVRWAIREARSHGLKVCLKPVVNCADGTWRAYIGFFDWEVPGEPGWTAWFRSYTAFILHAARLAEEEGAEMLCIGCEMVRADGQDARWRTLIAAVRQVYGGLVTYNCDKFQEDHVTWWDAVDVITSSGYYPIGSWDAQLDRIETVVSAAGKPFFFMEAGCPSRTGSPDTPNDWALPGEPSGAEQLRYYEDMFAATGRREWMRGFMLWDWPTTLYPAADAAENDDYCVLGKPAAEFLSREFGSRLTRDPTTAHPPTAHPTTAVPTNASPARTDHP; this is translated from the coding sequence ATGACCTGGGGCTGGACCGGGGTGCGCGGCACCTGGGCCACCCCGGCGGCGACCGAGTCGATGCGGCTGATGGCCGGCCTCGGTGTCAACTGGACCGCCCTGGCCTACGCGGCGCTGCAGGCCACCGCCCAGTCGGAGGAGATCCCCTTCGGTGACGCACCGACCGTCACCGACGACGAGGTGCGCTGGGCCATCCGCGAGGCCAGGAGCCACGGGCTCAAGGTGTGCCTGAAGCCGGTCGTCAACTGCGCGGACGGCACTTGGCGCGCCTACATCGGCTTCTTCGACTGGGAGGTGCCCGGCGAACCTGGGTGGACCGCCTGGTTCCGCTCGTATACCGCCTTCATCCTGCACGCGGCCCGGCTCGCCGAGGAGGAGGGCGCCGAGATGCTCTGCATCGGCTGCGAGATGGTGCGCGCCGACGGCCAGGACGCCCGCTGGCGCACCCTGATCGCGGCGGTGCGCCAGGTGTACGGCGGCCTGGTGACCTACAACTGCGACAAGTTCCAGGAGGATCACGTCACCTGGTGGGACGCCGTCGATGTGATCACCTCCAGCGGCTACTACCCGATCGGAAGCTGGGACGCGCAGCTGGATCGGATCGAGACAGTGGTGTCCGCCGCCGGCAAGCCGTTCTTCTTCATGGAGGCGGGCTGCCCGAGCCGGACCGGGTCGCCGGACACGCCCAATGACTGGGCGTTACCAGGCGAGCCCTCCGGGGCTGAGCAACTGCGCTACTACGAGGACATGTTCGCGGCCACCGGTCGGCGAGAATGGATGCGCGGCTTCATGCTCTGGGACTGGCCGACGACGCTGTACCCGGCAGCCGATGCGGCCGAGAATGACGACTACTGTGTCCTCGGCAAGCCGGCCGCCGAGTTCCTGAGCCGGGAATTCGGCTCCAGACTCACCAGAGATCCCACCACCGCACATCCCCCCACCGCCCATCCCACCACCGCAGTTCCCACGAACGCTTCGCCCGCAAGAACGGACCACCCATGA
- a CDS encoding carbohydrate ABC transporter permease, whose protein sequence is MRTTVTAGGKRKDSIVMPWLFLAIPLALLITFTYIPVGNMIWYSFTSWDGLDQNKEVVGFDNFVKIFTKPEYWQVFAVSLYYFAASFLQMALALYFATILSFRTRFRSLFKGILFFPYLINAVAIAFIFLFFFRPGGTLDAVLSFVGLGDVSTQWLGNPDVVNYSLAGVAIWRYIGLNFVLFLGAIQSIPGELYEAADLDGANKWHQFRYIIAPGIQRIISLSFILAIAGSLSAFELPYIITGGANGSETFVIQTIQTAFVYRKVGLASAMAVILLLIVLIVTWIQRKVVPDEKVSLAS, encoded by the coding sequence ATCCGCACCACGGTCACCGCTGGGGGCAAGCGGAAGGACTCCATCGTCATGCCCTGGCTATTCCTCGCCATCCCGCTGGCCCTGCTGATCACCTTTACCTACATCCCCGTGGGCAACATGATCTGGTACAGCTTCACGTCGTGGGACGGCCTCGACCAGAACAAAGAGGTCGTCGGCTTCGACAACTTCGTGAAGATCTTCACCAAGCCCGAATACTGGCAGGTCTTCGCCGTCAGCCTCTACTACTTCGCCGCGTCGTTCCTGCAAATGGCCCTGGCACTGTACTTCGCCACCATCCTCAGCTTCAGAACCAGGTTCCGCAGCCTGTTCAAGGGCATCCTGTTCTTCCCCTACCTCATCAACGCGGTCGCGATCGCTTTCATCTTCCTGTTCTTCTTCCGCCCCGGCGGAACTCTGGATGCCGTCCTCAGCTTCGTCGGGCTCGGCGATGTCTCCACCCAGTGGCTGGGCAATCCGGATGTCGTGAACTATTCCCTGGCCGGCGTCGCCATCTGGCGCTACATCGGCCTCAACTTCGTGCTCTTCCTCGGCGCGATCCAGTCCATTCCCGGTGAGCTGTACGAAGCAGCCGACCTCGACGGTGCCAACAAGTGGCACCAGTTCCGCTACATCATCGCCCCCGGGATCCAGCGCATCATCAGCCTGTCCTTTATTCTGGCGATCGCGGGCAGCCTGTCGGCATTCGAGCTGCCCTACATCATCACCGGCGGCGCCAACGGCAGTGAGACGTTCGTCATCCAGACCATTCAGACGGCGTTCGTCTACCGCAAGGTCGGCCTCGCCTCCGCGATGGCCGTCATCCTGCTCCTCATCGTGCTGATCGTCACCTGGATCCAGCGCAAGGTCGTTCCCGACGAGAAAGTATCCCTGGCATCATGA
- a CDS encoding N-acetylglucosamine kinase has translation MTVESNSLTIDAGQTGIRARLHTGVGQSEPFEFGGIRTDSALVPQLGEIVATIASRTGQPIVSVSAGISGFSKAETDPRELLVSGTAHGVREVFLAHDSVTSYLGALGDELGVVVAAGTGVVTLAVGAHDVARVDGWGNLLGDAGSGYWLGRAALDAVMRAYDGRGPATALSAAVRLDFPDIEMAYLDLQADPMRVSRIAAYARQVTELAATDAVAGRICDGAAAELVLSAATGLRRVGEDTSASPVVCGIGGVLRAPEIAARFERRLREQWPAVDIRPAIANALDGAEYLARLSPASALRDRIASSVV, from the coding sequence ATGACTGTCGAATCCAACTCCCTCACCATCGATGCCGGACAGACCGGGATCCGTGCGCGTCTGCACACCGGTGTCGGGCAGTCGGAACCGTTCGAATTCGGTGGGATTCGCACCGACAGCGCGTTGGTTCCCCAGCTCGGCGAGATTGTCGCCACCATCGCGTCGCGAACCGGGCAGCCCATCGTCAGCGTCAGCGCCGGCATCTCCGGCTTCTCCAAGGCCGAAACAGACCCGCGCGAGCTGCTCGTGTCCGGCACCGCCCACGGGGTACGCGAGGTGTTCCTCGCGCACGATTCCGTCACCAGCTACCTCGGCGCGCTGGGCGACGAGCTCGGTGTGGTCGTCGCCGCCGGCACCGGCGTGGTCACCCTCGCGGTGGGCGCACACGACGTGGCCCGCGTCGACGGGTGGGGCAACCTGCTCGGCGACGCCGGCAGCGGCTACTGGCTCGGCCGGGCGGCACTGGACGCCGTGATGCGCGCCTACGACGGCAGGGGGCCGGCGACCGCGCTCAGCGCCGCGGTGCGCCTGGACTTCCCCGACATTGAGATGGCCTATCTCGACCTGCAGGCCGACCCGATGCGGGTCAGCCGCATCGCCGCGTACGCGCGTCAGGTCACCGAACTGGCCGCTACGGATGCCGTCGCCGGCAGGATTTGTGACGGCGCCGCCGCCGAACTGGTGCTCTCGGCCGCCACCGGGCTTCGCCGGGTGGGCGAAGACACCAGCGCCTCCCCCGTGGTCTGTGGGATCGGCGGGGTGCTCCGCGCGCCGGAGATCGCGGCCAGGTTCGAGCGGCGCCTGCGCGAGCAGTGGCCGGCCGTGGACATCCGCCCCGCCATCGCCAACGCCCTCGACGGTGCCGAGTACCTGGCCCGGCTGTCCCCCGCCAGCGCCCTACGCGACCGCATCGCCAGTTCGGTCGTCTAG
- a CDS encoding glycoside hydrolase family 2 protein, whose product MLDADWNVTALDGPAPQRIRRLVVPATVPGSVHTDLLAAELIPDPYLDGNEHLLSWIGLTDWRYSTTFSWNPAGADRTDLHFAGLDTIAEIELNGVSLGSTRNMHRSYSFDVGSRLKAGLNELVVVFRSPIKAADAASLDLGYRPHVNHHPYNAIRKMACSFGWDWGIDTSTSGLWKPVTLISWSTARLATVRPIATVQGSTGLVEVHVDVARATAAPVSVTASVAGISRTVEVPAGATGTTVSLSVPDVDLWWPLGYGEQPLYDLEVSLRAADTTVELDSSSTRIGFRTVEFDTTPDEHGTPFTLVVNGRPVFVRGVNWIPDDAFPHRVTRARYLDRLEQAEFANINLIRVWGGGIFESDDFYDLCDERGLLTWQDFLLACAAYAEEAPLGDEIEAEARENVIRLAAHPSLVVLNGNNENLWGYEEWNWKLRLDGKTWGGGFYYDVFPALVAELAPHIGYTPGSPFSPVAGSIRNDLHPNDPEHGTMHIWDLWNQRDYPAYREYQPRFVAEFGWQGPPTWSTLTESIHDVPLTPESPGMLVHQKAMEGNVKLTDGLLPHLPLPNEIGDWHWAMSLNQANAISTAIEHFRSLAPHCMGSIVWQLNDCWPVTSWAAVDGYGRPKPLLYAIKHAYADRLITVQPRGDGLAVIAVNDSADPWSGELRVRRYTDAGVVLAEHVEQVTLPARSNVTVPLPASVSATTDAAAELLRAELAGVRGHWFFAEARDTTLTAAEADVRAERTAAGYTVRVTVPVLTRDLALLVDKVDPDARVDDMLVTLLPGESVVFTVTSARDVDPAAFAAPTVLRSTNQLAQP is encoded by the coding sequence ATGCTCGACGCGGACTGGAACGTCACCGCACTTGACGGGCCGGCACCACAGCGCATTCGGCGCCTGGTCGTGCCGGCCACCGTGCCCGGCTCCGTGCACACCGACCTGCTCGCCGCCGAGCTCATTCCCGATCCCTACCTGGACGGCAACGAGCACCTGCTCTCCTGGATCGGACTGACCGACTGGCGTTACAGCACCACCTTCTCCTGGAACCCGGCCGGCGCCGACCGGACCGACCTGCACTTCGCCGGGCTGGACACCATCGCCGAGATCGAGCTGAACGGGGTCTCGCTGGGCAGCACCCGCAATATGCACCGCAGCTACAGCTTCGACGTGGGCTCCAGGCTGAAGGCCGGCCTCAACGAACTCGTGGTGGTGTTCCGCTCTCCGATCAAGGCCGCGGATGCCGCGAGCCTCGACCTCGGTTACCGCCCGCACGTGAACCACCACCCGTACAACGCGATCCGCAAGATGGCCTGCAGTTTCGGCTGGGACTGGGGCATCGACACGTCCACCTCCGGGCTCTGGAAGCCGGTGACCCTGATCAGCTGGTCCACAGCCCGGTTGGCGACCGTGCGGCCGATCGCCACGGTACAGGGATCCACCGGGCTCGTCGAGGTACACGTGGATGTGGCCCGGGCGACGGCTGCGCCGGTCAGCGTCACGGCATCCGTCGCCGGCATCAGCCGTACCGTCGAGGTGCCGGCCGGAGCGACCGGCACGACCGTGAGCCTGAGCGTGCCCGATGTGGACCTGTGGTGGCCGCTGGGCTACGGCGAGCAGCCGCTCTACGACCTGGAGGTCTCCCTGCGAGCGGCAGACACCACCGTGGAGCTGGACAGCTCCAGCACCCGCATCGGCTTCCGCACCGTCGAATTCGACACCACGCCCGACGAGCACGGCACCCCGTTCACCCTGGTCGTCAACGGCCGGCCGGTGTTCGTCCGCGGCGTCAACTGGATCCCCGACGACGCCTTCCCGCACCGGGTCACCAGGGCCCGGTACCTCGACCGTCTCGAACAGGCCGAGTTCGCGAATATCAACCTGATCCGGGTGTGGGGCGGCGGTATCTTCGAGAGCGACGACTTCTACGACCTCTGCGACGAGCGGGGCCTGCTCACCTGGCAGGACTTCCTGCTCGCCTGCGCCGCCTACGCCGAAGAGGCCCCGCTCGGCGACGAGATCGAGGCCGAGGCCAGGGAGAACGTCATCCGGCTGGCCGCGCACCCGTCGCTGGTGGTGCTGAACGGCAACAACGAGAACCTCTGGGGTTACGAAGAATGGAACTGGAAGCTGCGCCTGGACGGCAAGACCTGGGGCGGCGGTTTCTATTACGACGTGTTCCCGGCCCTGGTCGCCGAGCTGGCGCCGCACATCGGCTACACCCCGGGCAGCCCGTTCTCCCCCGTTGCCGGCAGCATTCGGAACGACCTGCACCCCAACGACCCCGAGCACGGCACCATGCACATCTGGGACCTGTGGAACCAGCGCGACTACCCCGCCTACCGGGAGTACCAGCCCCGGTTCGTCGCGGAGTTCGGCTGGCAGGGTCCGCCCACCTGGTCGACCCTCACCGAGTCGATCCACGACGTGCCCTTGACCCCGGAATCGCCCGGCATGCTGGTGCACCAGAAGGCCATGGAGGGCAACGTCAAGCTCACCGACGGGCTACTGCCGCACCTGCCGCTGCCGAACGAGATCGGTGACTGGCACTGGGCGATGTCACTGAACCAGGCCAACGCGATCAGCACGGCCATCGAGCATTTCCGCTCGCTGGCCCCGCACTGCATGGGCAGCATCGTCTGGCAGCTCAACGACTGCTGGCCGGTCACCTCGTGGGCCGCGGTGGACGGGTACGGCCGGCCGAAGCCACTGCTCTACGCGATCAAGCACGCCTACGCCGACCGGCTGATCACCGTGCAGCCCCGCGGCGACGGCCTGGCCGTCATCGCGGTCAACGACTCCGCCGACCCCTGGAGCGGCGAGCTCCGGGTGCGGCGGTACACAGACGCGGGAGTCGTTCTGGCCGAGCACGTCGAGCAGGTCACCCTGCCGGCGCGGTCGAACGTGACCGTGCCGCTGCCCGCATCCGTGTCCGCGACAACGGATGCGGCGGCGGAGCTCCTCCGCGCCGAGCTGGCCGGGGTGCGCGGGCACTGGTTCTTCGCCGAGGCCCGCGACACCACCCTGACCGCTGCCGAAGCCGACGTGAGAGCTGAGCGGACCGCCGCCGGCTACACGGTGCGGGTCACCGTACCGGTGCTCACCCGTGACCTGGCCCTATTGGTCGACAAGGTCGATCCGGACGCCAGGGTCGATGACATGCTGGTGACCCTGCTGCCCGGCGAGAGTGTGGTCTTCACGGTCACCTCGGCCCGGGACGTGGACCCGGCCGCCTTCGCCGCGCCGACCGTGCTGCGCAGCACCAACCAGCTGGCGCAGCCGTGA
- a CDS encoding LacI family DNA-binding transcriptional regulator: MTTQSRATLADVARLAGVSSKTVSRVFASAGNVSAETRELVLGAAKRLRFRPNNLARNLRRGGVTNTVAFVIGDLKNPFYFHVAAGIERELALSGLTMVLATTDDSPDSEERVVDALISQRVRALLLIPIADDQSYLEGERQLGTPVVSVDRPARNLLADSVVLQNRLGMAEAVRSLTAIGHRKIGFISNPSAMYTQRERLAGYREALREVGVSETAQWERLDDDPDISPELAVQSLLDLPDPPTAIVAGNNRGSAGAVRVLRNLEPPVAFIGFDDFELADALDISVVSYDPMELGRTAARLALEHLADPDSFTKQVELPTRLIHRGSGEIPPQPER, translated from the coding sequence ATGACGACACAATCACGCGCGACGCTGGCCGATGTGGCCAGGCTGGCCGGAGTGAGCTCGAAGACGGTCTCGAGGGTCTTCGCTTCGGCCGGCAACGTCTCCGCCGAGACGAGGGAACTGGTGCTCGGCGCGGCCAAGAGGTTGCGTTTCCGGCCCAACAATCTGGCCCGCAACCTGCGCCGCGGCGGGGTGACGAACACCGTGGCCTTCGTGATCGGCGACCTGAAGAACCCGTTCTACTTCCACGTCGCCGCGGGCATCGAACGGGAGCTCGCGCTCAGCGGCCTGACCATGGTGCTCGCCACGACGGATGACTCGCCCGACAGCGAGGAACGGGTGGTGGACGCCCTGATCTCTCAGCGGGTGCGCGCGCTGCTGCTCATCCCGATCGCCGACGACCAGTCCTACCTGGAGGGCGAGCGGCAACTGGGCACCCCGGTGGTCAGCGTCGACCGGCCGGCCCGCAACCTCCTGGCCGACTCCGTGGTGCTGCAGAACCGGCTCGGCATGGCGGAGGCGGTGCGATCGCTGACCGCCATCGGGCACCGCAAGATCGGCTTCATCAGCAACCCCTCGGCCATGTACACCCAACGCGAACGCCTGGCCGGGTACCGGGAAGCCTTGCGCGAGGTGGGTGTCAGCGAGACCGCCCAGTGGGAACGCCTGGACGACGACCCCGACATCTCCCCGGAGCTGGCCGTACAGAGCCTGTTGGACCTGCCGGACCCGCCGACGGCCATCGTGGCCGGCAACAACCGCGGCAGCGCCGGCGCCGTGCGGGTGCTGCGCAACCTCGAGCCGCCGGTGGCGTTCATCGGTTTCGACGACTTCGAGCTGGCGGATGCCCTGGACATCTCGGTCGTGTCCTACGACCCGATGGAACTCGGGCGCACCGCGGCCCGGCTCGCTCTCGAACACCTGGCCGACCCGGACTCGTTCACCAAGCAGGTCGAGCTGCCGACCCGGCTGATCCACCGCGGCTCCGGCGAGATCCCCCCGCAGCCCGAGCGCTGA
- the sufU gene encoding Fe-S cluster assembly sulfur transfer protein SufU: protein MTSSAMQQLYQQIILDHAKSAHGAVAELSALDADAASVAADGLRQAQSHQVNTTCGDEITVRVGLTGTGAEARIDGFGWRGAGCSISMASASVLSDTVRGTSVAESDVMLDLFREMLRSRGTIEPDEEVLGDAAAFAGVSKYPARVKCAMLPWVAFEAALLQLR from the coding sequence ATGACCTCGTCCGCCATGCAGCAGCTGTACCAGCAGATCATCCTCGACCACGCGAAGTCGGCGCACGGCGCGGTCGCCGAGCTGTCGGCACTGGACGCCGACGCCGCATCCGTCGCCGCCGACGGGCTGCGCCAGGCCCAGTCCCACCAGGTGAACACCACCTGCGGCGACGAGATCACCGTGCGGGTGGGCCTGACCGGCACCGGAGCGGAGGCCCGAATCGACGGCTTCGGCTGGCGGGGCGCCGGCTGCTCGATCTCGATGGCCTCGGCCTCGGTGCTGAGCGACACCGTGCGGGGCACCAGCGTGGCCGAGTCCGACGTCATGCTCGACCTGTTCAGGGAGATGCTGCGCTCCCGCGGCACCATCGAACCTGACGAAGAGGTGCTCGGCGACGCCGCGGCCTTCGCCGGCGTCTCCAAGTACCCCGCGCGCGTCAAGTGCGCCATGCTGCCCTGGGTCGCCTTCGAGGCCGCCCTGCTTCAGCTGCGCTAG
- a CDS encoding ABC transporter substrate-binding protein has translation MAKKLIIGVAALAATALLAGCSGSAPADDGKVAGEITVLTNRTDIVDTVFKDYAAKFEKAYPGTTVKFEAIADYETDVSTRLSSGSYGDVLLIPNTVTKAQLPQFFEPLGTIDELGKTYRFVTEMAYEDNAYGVAVTGNAQGIVYNKNVWEAAGITELPTTPDDFLADLQLVKDKTDATPYYTNYNDGWPLSQWEGNRAATGDADASISLVESDAPWAKGEYHEITDGLLYDIVANGLSEDDPSTTDWESSKAGIGSGAISSMVLGSWALTQMQDAAVTAGGSADDIGYMAFPRAVDGQTYATIGGDYKNAVSLNSKNKATARAWIDWFAQESGFAGDQGGLSPVVDGPDPDTLTEFTASGVEYLELTPVPTDKATWENDIISESEIDLWGQIYRQKIVDVARGAADGDKASTFEALNTAWAEAKASVEG, from the coding sequence ATGGCAAAGAAGCTCATCATAGGAGTGGCCGCCTTGGCAGCCACCGCACTACTGGCGGGATGTTCCGGATCAGCCCCCGCAGACGATGGCAAGGTTGCCGGCGAAATCACGGTCCTGACCAACCGCACCGACATCGTCGACACGGTCTTCAAGGACTACGCCGCCAAGTTCGAAAAGGCCTACCCGGGCACCACCGTCAAGTTCGAGGCCATCGCAGACTATGAGACCGACGTCTCGACCCGGCTCTCGTCCGGCAGCTACGGGGACGTCCTGCTCATTCCGAACACCGTCACCAAGGCTCAGCTCCCCCAGTTCTTCGAGCCCCTGGGCACCATCGACGAACTCGGCAAAACCTACCGATTCGTCACCGAAATGGCCTATGAAGACAACGCCTACGGTGTGGCCGTCACGGGCAACGCCCAGGGCATCGTCTACAACAAGAATGTCTGGGAGGCCGCCGGGATCACCGAACTGCCCACAACACCCGATGACTTCCTGGCCGACCTGCAGCTGGTCAAGGACAAAACGGATGCCACCCCCTATTACACCAACTACAACGACGGCTGGCCGCTGAGTCAGTGGGAAGGCAACCGCGCAGCCACCGGCGACGCGGACGCCTCGATCAGCCTGGTCGAGTCCGATGCCCCCTGGGCGAAAGGCGAGTACCACGAGATCACCGATGGGCTGCTCTATGACATCGTCGCAAACGGCCTGAGCGAGGATGACCCATCGACCACCGACTGGGAGTCCTCCAAGGCCGGCATCGGCAGCGGCGCGATCTCCTCGATGGTGCTCGGCTCCTGGGCGCTCACCCAGATGCAGGATGCAGCGGTGACCGCCGGCGGCAGCGCCGACGACATCGGGTACATGGCTTTCCCGAGGGCGGTCGATGGTCAGACCTACGCCACCATCGGCGGCGACTACAAGAACGCCGTCAGCCTCAACTCGAAGAACAAGGCAACGGCCCGCGCGTGGATCGACTGGTTCGCCCAGGAGTCCGGCTTCGCTGGTGACCAGGGCGGTCTGTCCCCGGTCGTCGACGGACCGGACCCCGACACCCTGACGGAGTTCACCGCCAGCGGCGTGGAGTACCTCGAACTCACCCCGGTGCCCACCGACAAGGCCACCTGGGAGAACGACATCATCAGCGAGTCCGAGATCGACCTCTGGGGCCAGATCTATCGCCAGAAGATCGTGGACGTCGCCCGCGGCGCCGCAGACGGCGACAAGGCCTCGACCTTCGAGGCCCTGAACACTGCCTGGGCCGAAGCCAAAGCCTCCGTCGAGGGCTAA
- a CDS encoding carbohydrate ABC transporter permease, with protein sequence MIRHLAVTGKYTSLVIGSLVALVPIVVILFASLKSNTEYATTGPLVPPENWLNFANFVTAFVNGRMLLGFANTTVIAVISVTGTILIGTMAAYVLDRFEFRFKKLVFALFLVATLVPAVTTQVATYQVVNFFHLVNTHGAAIILFMGTDILSIYIFIQFMQSIPKSLDEAAMLDGASRLGIYWRIILPLLGPAIATVVIIKGIAIYNEFYIPYLYMPAQDLAVISTSLFRFQGPYGAQWEVIAAGIMIVIVPTLVIFLFLQRFIYNGVTAGATK encoded by the coding sequence ATGATCCGACACCTCGCCGTCACTGGGAAGTACACCTCCTTGGTCATCGGCTCCCTCGTAGCCCTCGTGCCCATTGTGGTCATCCTGTTCGCCTCGCTGAAGTCCAACACCGAGTACGCCACCACCGGACCACTCGTGCCGCCGGAGAACTGGCTGAATTTCGCCAACTTCGTCACGGCATTCGTCAACGGCCGGATGCTGCTCGGCTTCGCGAACACCACCGTCATCGCGGTCATCTCGGTCACCGGCACGATCCTCATCGGAACGATGGCCGCCTACGTGCTGGACCGCTTCGAATTCAGGTTCAAGAAACTGGTCTTCGCCCTGTTCCTCGTCGCCACCCTCGTTCCCGCCGTGACCACCCAGGTGGCGACCTATCAGGTCGTCAACTTCTTCCACCTGGTCAACACGCACGGCGCTGCGATCATCCTGTTCATGGGGACCGACATCCTGTCGATCTACATCTTCATCCAGTTCATGCAGTCGATCCCCAAGAGCCTCGACGAAGCCGCCATGCTCGACGGCGCCAGCCGGCTGGGCATCTACTGGCGGATCATCCTGCCCCTGCTCGGCCCGGCCATCGCCACCGTCGTGATCATCAAGGGCATCGCAATCTACAACGAGTTCTATATTCCCTATCTGTACATGCCCGCCCAGGATCTCGCCGTGATCAGCACCTCGCTGTTCCGGTTCCAGGGCCCGTACGGTGCACAGTGGGAAGTCATCGCGGCCGGCATCATGATCGTGATCGTGCCGACGCTGGTCATCTTCCTCTTCCTTCAACGATTCATCTACAACGGCGTCACGGCTGGAGCTACCAAGTAA
- a CDS encoding aminotransferase class V-fold PLP-dependent enzyme: MTFVAPPPAPARDQTSPDQTLSTDEVLRIRNDFPVLHQLVNGHPLAYLDSGATSQNPISVMEAEQEYYEQRNAAVHRGAHTLAFAATEVFEAARATVAAFVGADEDEIVWTSNATEGVNLVSYSFSNASLGLGGPAAARFTLGAGDEIVVTEMEHHSNLIPWQQLAVRTGATLRFIPVLADGTLDLAAAAEILNPRTRLLAVTHASNVVGTINPIDDLVAMAHAVDALVFLDACQSAPHLALDLAALDVDFAVFSGHKMLGPTGIGVLYGKAELLAAMPPFLTGGSMITTVDMQSAEFLAPPQRFEAGTQRISQAIALASAVDYLSHTGMGRIRTREAELGRRLVEGTAAIPGVRLLGPGLGVERIGLAAVDVAGVHAHDVGQFLDEAGIAVRVGHHCAQPLHKKLGVTASTRASTYLYTTDDEVDRFLAVLAEVGPFFGVSR; this comes from the coding sequence ATGACGTTCGTTGCACCTCCTCCTGCCCCCGCGCGTGATCAGACCTCGCCGGACCAGACACTCAGCACCGATGAGGTGCTGCGCATCCGCAACGACTTCCCGGTGCTGCACCAACTGGTGAACGGGCATCCGCTGGCCTACCTCGACTCGGGCGCCACCTCGCAGAACCCGATCAGTGTGATGGAAGCCGAGCAGGAGTACTACGAGCAGCGGAACGCCGCCGTGCACCGCGGCGCGCATACCCTGGCGTTCGCCGCCACCGAGGTGTTCGAGGCCGCCCGCGCCACCGTGGCCGCGTTCGTCGGCGCAGACGAGGACGAGATCGTCTGGACCTCCAACGCCACCGAGGGTGTGAACCTGGTGTCGTACTCGTTCTCGAACGCGTCCCTCGGCCTCGGCGGCCCGGCCGCCGCCCGGTTCACGCTGGGCGCCGGCGACGAGATCGTCGTCACTGAGATGGAGCACCACTCCAACCTCATCCCGTGGCAGCAGCTGGCCGTCCGCACCGGCGCGACGCTGCGCTTCATTCCGGTGCTGGCGGACGGAACCCTCGACCTCGCCGCCGCCGCCGAGATCCTGAACCCGCGCACCCGGCTGTTGGCCGTCACGCACGCCTCCAACGTGGTCGGCACCATCAACCCCATCGACGACCTCGTGGCGATGGCGCACGCCGTTGACGCCCTGGTGTTCCTGGATGCCTGCCAGTCGGCGCCGCACCTCGCCCTGGATCTCGCGGCGCTCGACGTTGACTTCGCGGTGTTCTCCGGACACAAGATGCTCGGTCCGACCGGCATCGGCGTGCTTTACGGCAAGGCGGAGCTGCTGGCCGCGATGCCGCCGTTCCTCACCGGCGGGTCGATGATCACCACCGTCGACATGCAGAGTGCCGAATTCCTCGCCCCGCCGCAGCGGTTCGAAGCCGGCACCCAGCGGATCTCCCAGGCCATCGCGTTGGCCAGCGCGGTCGACTACCTCAGCCACACCGGCATGGGCCGCATCCGCACCCGCGAAGCCGAACTCGGCCGCCGGCTGGTCGAGGGCACCGCCGCGATCCCCGGCGTGCGGCTGCTCGGCCCCGGGCTCGGGGTCGAACGCATCGGCCTGGCCGCGGTGGATGTCGCCGGCGTGCACGCGCATGACGTCGGCCAGTTCCTCGACGAGGCCGGTATCGCCGTGCGGGTCGGCCATCACTGCGCCCAGCCGCTGCACAAGAAGCTCGGCGTCACGGCGTCCACCCGCGCGAGCACCTACCTGTACACGACCGATGACGAGGTCGACCGGTTCCTGGCGGTGCTCGCCGAGGTCGGCCCGTTCTTCGGAGTGTCCCGATGA